Proteins from a single region of Runella sp. SP2:
- a CDS encoding queuosine precursor transporter has protein sequence MPTSNTFEQKKQFLFLFLCGLFLTNALIAEIIGVKIFSVETLLGTSPAQLDIFGTKLDFNMSAGVVNWPIVFITSDIINEYFGKKGVRRISYLTAGFIAYMYIVIYATTSLPPAQFWLEVNSQDSHGNAMNIDGAFNQIFRQGLGIMLGSIVAFLIGQVLDVTVFSWLRRRTGGKYIWLRATGSTLFSQLVDSFVVIFIAFYLFGNWSVTQILQVGTINYIYKGCIALLTTPVLYGAHYLIDQYLGKENAHQLANEAAASSFTPM, from the coding sequence ATGCCCACTTCAAACACGTTCGAGCAGAAGAAACAGTTTTTATTCCTGTTTTTATGCGGATTATTTTTAACCAATGCACTCATTGCCGAGATTATTGGAGTAAAGATTTTTTCGGTAGAGACATTGTTGGGGACAAGCCCCGCCCAACTTGACATTTTTGGCACAAAACTCGATTTCAATATGTCGGCAGGAGTCGTGAACTGGCCCATCGTTTTTATTACTTCTGACATTATTAATGAATATTTTGGCAAAAAAGGGGTGAGACGTATATCGTACCTTACGGCAGGATTTATTGCTTATATGTACATTGTGATTTATGCAACCACGTCGCTTCCACCTGCTCAGTTTTGGTTGGAAGTAAATAGCCAAGATAGCCACGGAAACGCCATGAATATTGATGGTGCTTTTAACCAAATTTTCCGCCAAGGCTTAGGCATTATGTTGGGTTCTATCGTTGCGTTTCTTATCGGACAGGTGCTCGATGTCACGGTATTTTCGTGGTTACGCCGTCGTACGGGAGGAAAATACATTTGGTTGCGGGCTACGGGTTCGACACTTTTCTCACAGCTTGTTGACAGCTTCGTCGTAATTTTTATTGCCTTCTATCTTTTTGGGAATTGGTCTGTGACCCAAATACTTCAAGTTGGAACTATAAATTACATTTATAAAGGCTGTATTGCACTTTTAACCACCCCCGTATTGTACGGTGCTCATTACTTAATTGATCAATATTTAGGCAAAGAAAATGCCCATCAATTGGCCAACGAAGCCGCTGCATCGAGTTTTACACCCATGTAA
- a CDS encoding sodium:alanine symporter family protein yields MESTVTFINDIIWSNALILLCLGAGIYFSVTTRFLQVRYVREMVKLLFGGKTSDKGVSSFQAFAIAISGRVGTGNIAGVATAIAMGGPGAVFWMWAIAFLGASSAFIEATLGQIYKQVQDGQYRGGPAFYIEKGLGIRWYALLFAGATILSTALFLPGVQSNSIALSAKSAFGIPVEITGAAVTALLALIIFGGVKRIGQVAEVVVPFMAGAYILMALVVIALNITQVPAVLGLIIRSAFDIEPAFAGIFGMAVSWGVKRGIYSNEAGQGTAPHAAAAAETSHPVKQGLVQAFSVYVDTLFVCTATALMVLFTGQYNVVNPAGGFIVENVPGLAIGSEFTQAAINTHFPALGSGFVAIALLFFAFTTIMAYYYIAETNLSYLLSNSTNKWLVQALRVMIMAATFYGSVKTAALAWTIGDIGVGMMAWLNIIAIFLLRKPAFKAFKDYEEQRKAGLDPVFHPKKLGIDNTDEWEG; encoded by the coding sequence ATGGAATCCACAGTTACGTTCATTAACGACATTATTTGGAGTAATGCCCTCATCTTACTTTGTTTAGGTGCGGGCATTTATTTTTCGGTTACAACCCGTTTTTTGCAAGTTCGATACGTTCGAGAAATGGTAAAACTACTGTTTGGAGGAAAAACCTCTGACAAGGGCGTGAGTTCGTTTCAAGCCTTTGCGATAGCCATTTCGGGCAGGGTCGGGACTGGGAATATCGCAGGTGTAGCCACGGCCATCGCCATGGGAGGCCCAGGAGCGGTGTTTTGGATGTGGGCCATCGCGTTTTTGGGTGCATCTTCGGCGTTTATTGAAGCAACCTTGGGGCAAATTTACAAGCAGGTACAAGATGGCCAATACCGTGGTGGGCCTGCTTTTTACATCGAAAAAGGGCTCGGAATCCGTTGGTACGCCTTGCTGTTTGCGGGGGCTACCATTTTGAGTACAGCGTTGTTTTTGCCTGGTGTTCAGAGCAATAGCATTGCACTTAGCGCAAAATCTGCTTTTGGCATTCCTGTAGAAATAACTGGTGCAGCTGTAACGGCATTGCTGGCACTTATCATTTTTGGAGGGGTAAAACGCATTGGCCAAGTAGCAGAAGTGGTGGTGCCATTTATGGCAGGCGCCTATATTTTGATGGCCTTGGTGGTTATTGCCCTTAACATCACCCAAGTACCAGCCGTACTTGGCTTAATTATTCGTTCGGCTTTCGACATCGAGCCAGCCTTTGCGGGGATTTTTGGCATGGCCGTTTCGTGGGGGGTAAAACGTGGTATTTACTCCAATGAAGCAGGCCAAGGAACGGCACCGCACGCCGCCGCTGCTGCCGAAACCAGCCACCCAGTAAAACAAGGATTGGTGCAGGCTTTTTCAGTATATGTTGATACTTTGTTTGTCTGTACGGCTACTGCCCTGATGGTTCTTTTTACGGGACAGTACAACGTTGTCAATCCAGCAGGAGGGTTTATTGTTGAAAATGTACCTGGCCTTGCCATTGGTTCAGAGTTTACCCAAGCGGCTATCAACACGCATTTTCCAGCGTTGGGAAGTGGTTTTGTGGCTATTGCACTGCTCTTTTTTGCCTTTACGACCATCATGGCTTATTACTATATTGCTGAAACAAATTTGAGTTATCTTTTATCAAATAGCACAAACAAGTGGTTAGTACAAGCGCTACGGGTGATGATCATGGCCGCTACTTTTTATGGTTCTGTCAAGACGGCGGCTTTGGCTTGGACAATCGGAGATATTGGGGTAGGAATGATGGCTTGGTTGAACATTATCGCCATTTTCTTACTACGTAAACCAGCATTTAAAGCATTTAAAGATTACGAAGAACAACGGAAAGCAGGACTTGATCCTGTATTCCACCCTAAGAAGTTGGGTATCGACAATACCGACGAATGGGAAGGATAG